From the genome of Amycolatopsis sp. NBC_01488, one region includes:
- a CDS encoding type I polyketide synthase translates to MGYLMSNEDKLRDYLKRATADLQAARRRVQELEAQHAEPIAVIGMSCRYPGDVRTPEDLWDLVDQGRDVIGEFPADRGWDVEGIYDPIPDRPGKTYTRHGGFLYDAPDFDAEFFGISPRDARRADPQQRILLEASWEAFERAGLDPHALKGSPTGVYAGVMYHDYSGGSPDGSLVSGQVSYTLGLEGPSVSVDTACSSSLVALHMAAQGLRDGDCTLALAGGVAVMGTPEMFVDFSGRRGLAADGRSRSFSDDADGTSWAEGVGVLVLEKLSDARRNGHRVLALLRGSAVNQDGASNGFSAPNGPSQVRVIEAALADAGLSRSDVDLVEAHGTGTALGDPIEAQSLMETYGQRATGAPLLLGSIKSNMGHPQAAAGVAGVIKVIQALRHGKAPRTLHVGTPSTHVDWTAGAVELLTEPRDWPEVNRSRRAAVSSFGVSGTNAHVILEQAPETDAVEPPKPAVTPLVLSAKTPAALAEAAARLASRVDGDLADVAYTLATGRAKLDHRAVVVSTDARQALEALAVGGSRPDVVTGTADVRGKTVFVFPGQGSQWTGMAIDLIRQSPAFAARMAECDAALHEFTDWSVLAVLHGEPGTPPADRVDVVQPMLWAVMVSLAALWRAHGVEPDMVIGHSQGEIAAATVSGALSLRDGARVVALRSKAIGDVLGGRGGGMLAAGLPAAELLTRLDAWDGRISLAADNGATSAVLSGDGDALDQLRDQLVAEGFRAKRVPVDYASHSAHVEHLADRLLADLGPITPGAGSVAMTSTVTGEPGSTMDAEYWFTNLRTTVRFAPVVAKLADAGYTRFVEVSPHPVLAMSIQETLDEGGHHGSVTGTLRRDEGSLTRFATSLAEHSVRGGAADWASLVPGGRITDLPTYPFQHKRFWLEEEAAPVPVHGADQDFWQDVTSGDVDALAARLGVEAAPLAEVVPALATWHGRRTELSTVESWRYRVSWAPVSVTGGLTGTWLVVVPADVPAAAELADALAEQGDVVRVIATADREALTGLLTEATALRPFDGVLSLLALDTREHPEHPALSTAVAATIALLQALRDTGVDAPTWVVTRGAVAVDAFSDADPAAAAVWGLGTVAALDLPATWGGLVDVDGPADAPRLAAIVSGVDGEDQVAIRSSGVFARRMVRAPLKGTAEEWRPRGTVLVTGGTGAVGAHVARWLAGRGAEHIVLTSRRGLDAEGARELVDELGVTVVACDVSDEQQLRALLEEYPPTAVVHAAGVLTAESPLADVTPAEFAAATRAKVTGAALLDELLGDTELDAFVLMSSGAAVWGTSGQPAYAAGNAYLDALARRRRAAGRAATAIAWGSWGGGGMVDAEASGLLRRMGLAEMAPELAVQALGQALDHDETHLVVADIDWAAFAPVYQLARPRPLLRALPEVAEDKTETPADNGDLKAKLAALTPAEQQRTLLELVRGQVAVVAGYDGGSAVDPARAFKELGFDSVTAVDLRNRLGAATGLKLPATVAFDHVNPQALAEHLWTRLGGEAAVPLEAELDRLEAVASTLDAAEIDRSRIVARLQAMVTTLHKTLSGTKATDVLETATTDELFALIDNELGA, encoded by the coding sequence ATTGGGTATCTCATGAGCAACGAGGACAAGCTCCGCGACTACCTGAAGCGCGCGACGGCGGATCTGCAGGCGGCCCGGCGTCGCGTGCAGGAGCTGGAGGCCCAGCACGCCGAACCCATCGCCGTCATCGGCATGAGCTGCCGCTACCCGGGGGACGTCCGCACGCCGGAGGACCTGTGGGACCTGGTCGACCAGGGCCGCGACGTCATCGGGGAGTTCCCCGCCGACCGCGGCTGGGACGTCGAGGGCATCTACGACCCGATCCCCGACCGGCCCGGCAAGACCTACACGCGCCACGGCGGCTTCCTCTACGACGCCCCGGACTTCGACGCCGAGTTCTTCGGCATCAGCCCGCGTGACGCCCGCCGCGCCGACCCGCAGCAGCGGATCCTCCTCGAAGCCTCGTGGGAGGCCTTCGAACGCGCCGGGCTCGACCCGCACGCGCTCAAGGGCAGCCCGACCGGCGTCTACGCGGGCGTGATGTACCACGACTACAGCGGCGGCAGCCCCGACGGCAGCCTCGTCTCCGGGCAGGTCTCCTACACCCTCGGCCTCGAAGGCCCGTCCGTGTCGGTGGACACCGCGTGCTCCTCGTCGCTGGTCGCGCTGCACATGGCCGCGCAGGGACTGCGGGACGGCGACTGCACCCTCGCGCTGGCCGGCGGGGTCGCCGTCATGGGCACGCCGGAGATGTTCGTCGACTTCAGCGGCCGTCGCGGGCTCGCCGCGGACGGGCGCAGCAGGTCGTTTTCGGACGATGCCGACGGGACGTCGTGGGCCGAGGGCGTCGGCGTCCTCGTCCTGGAGAAGCTTTCCGACGCGCGCCGCAACGGGCACCGCGTCCTCGCGTTGCTGCGCGGCTCGGCGGTCAACCAGGACGGTGCCAGCAACGGCTTTTCCGCGCCCAACGGCCCGTCGCAGGTCCGGGTGATCGAGGCCGCGCTGGCCGACGCCGGGCTGTCGCGGTCCGATGTGGACCTCGTCGAGGCGCACGGTACCGGCACCGCGCTCGGCGACCCGATCGAAGCGCAGTCGCTGATGGAGACCTACGGCCAGCGCGCCACCGGCGCACCGCTGCTGCTCGGCTCGATCAAGTCCAACATGGGGCACCCGCAGGCCGCGGCCGGCGTCGCCGGGGTCATCAAGGTGATCCAGGCACTGCGCCACGGCAAGGCGCCGCGCACGCTGCACGTCGGCACGCCGTCGACGCACGTCGACTGGACGGCCGGCGCCGTCGAGCTGCTCACCGAGCCGCGCGACTGGCCCGAGGTGAACCGGTCGCGCCGCGCGGCGGTCTCGTCGTTCGGCGTGAGCGGCACCAACGCGCACGTCATCCTGGAGCAGGCGCCCGAAACCGACGCCGTCGAGCCGCCCAAGCCCGCGGTCACGCCGCTGGTCCTGTCGGCCAAGACCCCCGCCGCGCTGGCCGAGGCGGCCGCCCGGCTGGCGTCCCGAGTGGACGGTGACCTTGCCGATGTGGCCTACACCTTGGCCACCGGACGCGCGAAGCTCGACCATCGCGCCGTGGTGGTATCAACGGACGCCCGACAGGCCTTGGAGGCGCTGGCCGTGGGCGGTTCGCGACCGGACGTCGTCACCGGGACCGCGGACGTCCGCGGCAAGACCGTGTTCGTCTTCCCCGGCCAGGGCTCCCAATGGACCGGCATGGCGATCGACCTGATCCGGCAGTCGCCGGCGTTCGCCGCGCGGATGGCCGAGTGTGACGCCGCCTTGCACGAGTTCACGGACTGGTCGGTGCTCGCGGTCCTGCACGGTGAGCCCGGCACGCCACCCGCGGACCGCGTGGACGTCGTCCAGCCGATGCTGTGGGCGGTGATGGTCTCGCTGGCCGCGCTGTGGCGCGCGCACGGCGTCGAGCCGGACATGGTGATCGGGCACTCGCAAGGCGAGATCGCCGCCGCGACCGTCTCCGGTGCACTGTCCCTTCGGGACGGTGCACGCGTGGTCGCGTTGCGGAGCAAGGCGATCGGGGACGTCCTCGGCGGCCGTGGCGGCGGCATGCTGGCCGCCGGGCTGCCCGCCGCCGAGCTGCTGACGCGGCTCGACGCCTGGGACGGCCGGATCTCCCTGGCCGCCGACAACGGCGCCACGTCGGCGGTGCTGTCCGGCGACGGCGACGCCCTCGACCAGCTGCGTGACCAGCTCGTCGCCGAGGGGTTCCGCGCCAAGCGCGTGCCGGTGGACTACGCGTCGCACTCCGCGCACGTCGAACACCTCGCCGACCGCCTGCTGGCCGACCTCGGTCCGATCACGCCCGGCGCGGGGAGCGTCGCGATGACCTCCACGGTGACCGGAGAACCAGGGTCCACTATGGACGCCGAGTACTGGTTCACCAATCTGCGCACCACGGTCCGGTTCGCGCCGGTGGTGGCGAAGCTCGCCGACGCGGGATACACGCGGTTCGTCGAGGTCAGCCCGCATCCGGTGCTCGCGATGAGCATCCAGGAAACGCTCGACGAAGGCGGGCACCACGGGTCCGTCACCGGCACCCTGCGCCGCGACGAAGGCAGCCTCACGCGGTTCGCGACCTCGCTGGCCGAGCACTCGGTCCGCGGTGGCGCGGCGGACTGGGCGTCGCTGGTGCCCGGCGGCCGGATCACCGACCTGCCGACCTACCCGTTCCAGCACAAGCGCTTCTGGCTCGAGGAGGAAGCCGCGCCGGTGCCCGTCCATGGTGCCGACCAGGACTTCTGGCAGGACGTCACGAGCGGCGACGTCGACGCTCTGGCCGCCCGGCTCGGCGTCGAAGCCGCCCCGCTGGCCGAGGTCGTCCCGGCCCTGGCCACCTGGCACGGCCGCCGCACCGAGCTGTCCACTGTGGAGTCCTGGCGCTACCGCGTCTCCTGGGCGCCGGTGAGCGTCACCGGCGGGCTGACCGGCACCTGGCTGGTCGTCGTGCCCGCGGACGTCCCCGCGGCGGCCGAGCTGGCCGACGCGCTCGCCGAGCAGGGCGACGTCGTGCGCGTCATCGCCACGGCCGACCGCGAAGCCCTGACCGGGCTGCTCACCGAAGCCACGGCGCTGCGGCCGTTCGACGGCGTGCTGTCGCTGCTCGCCCTGGACACCCGCGAGCACCCGGAACACCCCGCGCTCAGCACCGCCGTCGCCGCCACGATCGCGCTGCTGCAGGCCCTGCGCGACACCGGCGTCGACGCGCCCACCTGGGTCGTCACCCGCGGCGCCGTCGCGGTGGACGCCTTCTCCGACGCCGACCCGGCCGCCGCGGCGGTGTGGGGCCTCGGCACGGTCGCCGCGCTCGACCTGCCCGCCACCTGGGGTGGCCTGGTCGACGTCGACGGCCCCGCCGACGCGCCCCGCCTGGCCGCGATCGTGTCCGGTGTGGACGGAGAGGACCAGGTCGCGATCCGGTCGTCCGGGGTGTTCGCCCGGCGCATGGTCCGCGCCCCGCTGAAGGGCACCGCGGAGGAGTGGCGGCCGCGGGGCACGGTCCTGGTCACCGGCGGCACCGGCGCGGTCGGCGCGCACGTCGCCCGCTGGCTGGCCGGCCGCGGCGCCGAGCACATCGTGCTCACCAGCCGTCGCGGGCTCGACGCCGAAGGCGCGCGTGAGCTGGTCGACGAACTGGGCGTGACCGTGGTGGCCTGCGACGTTTCCGACGAGCAGCAGCTGCGGGCGCTGCTGGAGGAGTACCCGCCGACCGCCGTGGTGCACGCCGCCGGCGTGCTCACCGCCGAGTCGCCCCTGGCCGACGTCACCCCAGCGGAGTTCGCCGCGGCCACCCGAGCCAAGGTCACCGGGGCGGCGCTGCTCGACGAGCTGCTCGGCGACACCGAGCTGGACGCGTTCGTGCTGATGTCCTCCGGCGCCGCCGTGTGGGGCACCTCCGGCCAGCCCGCCTACGCCGCGGGCAACGCCTACCTCGACGCGCTCGCCCGCCGCCGTCGTGCCGCGGGCCGCGCCGCGACCGCGATCGCCTGGGGCTCCTGGGGCGGCGGGGGCATGGTCGACGCCGAGGCGTCCGGCCTGCTGCGCCGCATGGGCCTCGCCGAGATGGCGCCGGAACTCGCTGTCCAAGCACTGGGCCAGGCCCTCGACCACGACGAAACCCACCTGGTCGTCGCGGACATCGACTGGGCCGCGTTCGCCCCGGTGTACCAGCTCGCCCGCCCGCGGCCACTGCTGCGCGCGCTGCCCGAGGTCGCCGAGGACAAGACCGAAACCCCGGCGGACAACGGCGACCTGAAGGCGAAGCTGGCCGCGCTCACCCCCGCCGAGCAGCAGCGGACGCTGCTGGAGCTGGTCCGCGGCCAGGTCGCCGTGGTCGCCGGCTACGACGGTGGCTCGGCGGTCGACCCGGCCCGCGCGTTCAAGGAGCTGGGCTTCGACTCGGTGACCGCGGTCGACCTGCGCAACCGGCTCGGCGCCGCCACCGGCTTGAAGCTCCCGGCGACCGTCGCGTTCGACCACGTCAACCCGCAGGCGCTCGCCGAGCACCTGTGGACGCGGCTCGGTGGCGAGGCCGCGGTCCCGCTGGAAGCGGAACTGGACCGGCTGGAGGCCGTCGCGTCCACTTTGGACGCCGCCGAGATCGACCGGTCCCGGATCGTCGCCCGGTTGCAGGCGATGGTCACCACCCTGCACAAGACCCTGTCCGGCACGAAGGCCACCGACGTGCTGGAGACCGCGACCACGGATGAGCTGTTCGCCCTCATCGACAACGAGCTCGGCGCCTGA